AAGAAGGCGCAATAGATGCACTTCCAGAGGGCTATATCATTGTTGAAAATACTCGAACCGGCCTACCTATCTTGAAAAAAGACAGATAGTCTAGATAAAGTAGCACTTAGCTACTGGCAAAAAAGCACCAACGCAAGAAGGTGCTTTTTGCTTATATAGATAATTTGCGGTAATATACCAGCTGGTATTTATTAAGTTCTTTAGCTTGAAAAATATGTCAATTTACTTGATAATTATATCAAGGGCCCGTAGCTCAGTGGTTAGAGCAGTCGGCTCATAACTGATTGGCCGTTGGTTCAAATCCAACCGGGCCCACCATAGTAGAATAAGGTCGCTTATGTGATCTTTTTTTATTGTCTAAAACTTGCCCTTACAACATAAGCCCTTTACAATAAATAGTCTATGGTAAAAAAACAAAACACACGGGCAGCTTATAAGCCAGATCATCCCTACCTCAAAACGCTTAGCATACAAAAGAGCTCGGGCTTCGGCCGAAATAAGATGCTGGCCATGAGGTCTGCGGTAATTATAGCTTTATTCTTGCTGGAAGGGGTGGTGATGTTAGCCGTGGTTGATTCGAAGATCAGCCATAGCCCTATAAAGAGTGATGTAGCGGTGGTCGCTAAATCCCCCAAAGCCAAGCCTAAGACCGAAGTAAAAGCAGTTTCTGAGCCAGCCCTGCCTGCCCCAGCCTTGGCTGTATCCGATATGTCCTTAGTGATACCTAAGCTATTTATTAACGCTCCAATCGACCCTGTTGGGCTCAATACAAAAGGCGAAATGGCTACTTCACCCAGCCTTCAAAGGCTGGCTTGGTACAAGGATGGTGCAGTACCGGGCCAAATAGGCACTGCAGTTTTTGCAGGCCATTATGGCGGACCCAACGAAATAGGGGTGTTCAGATCGCTAGATCAGCTCAAAAACGGGGATGTTTTAGAGGTCAAAAGCAAGGCCGGCAAAATACAAAAGTACTCGGTCTATAATATAGGTAAATACGCCTTGGCTGATGTGCCGCTGCAAGAGCTTTTTAATAAAAATGACGGCAAATATCTT
This sequence is a window from Patescibacteria group bacterium. Protein-coding genes within it:
- a CDS encoding class F sortase, with the protein product MVKKQNTRAAYKPDHPYLKTLSIQKSSGFGRNKMLAMRSAVIIALFLLEGVVMLAVVDSKISHSPIKSDVAVVAKSPKAKPKTEVKAVSEPALPAPALAVSDMSLVIPKLFINAPIDPVGLNTKGEMATSPSLQRLAWYKDGAVPGQIGTAVFAGHYGGPNEIGVFRSLDQLKNGDVLEVKSKAGKIQKYSVYNIGKYALADVPLQELFNKNDGKYLNLVTCVGTWSNGTSSYDQRYIVFSRLIE